In a genomic window of Asticcacaulis sp.:
- the nuoG gene encoding NADH-quinone oxidoreductase subunit NuoG, producing MAKAKVNGVEVEFDPGMTVLQVAELAGEEIPRFCYHERLSIAGNCRMCLVEVKPGPPKPQASCALPAAEGQEIFTNTPMVKKAREGVMEFLLINHPLDCPICDQGGECDLQDQSVAYGKGSSRYDENKRAVEEKNLGPTIKTFMTRCIQCTRCVRFTTEVAGVTEMGMISRGENAEITSYLEQSVSSELSGNVNDLCPVGALTHRPWSFNYRPWELTKTETIDVHDALGAHIRIDNRGPAVLRALPRLKEEINEEWLTDKSRYAVDGLSRQRLDKPYVRKGGKLVAVSWDEALSTVAGKIKATDASKIGVIAGDLIDAEAMKATKDLFYGLGVTNLDCRQEGAKIGPVTQATPRESWLFNTGIAGLEEADAILLIGTDLRAEASLINARIRKSWLKGKVQVAVIGQPVDLTYDYAHIGAGPKALKDLKKHAFRDVLKNAQKPAVLVGTNVLSGADGAAILKEIAIIADDYDVVKDGWNGFNIVHTAASRVAGLDLGFVPVGEAKDATTMLNGGVDLLVLLGADEIDTRNLDKTFVVYIGSHGDAGAAAADVILPGAAYTEKSGIYTNLEGRVQIAERCVFPKGEAKEDWAIIRALSGYVGHTLPYDNLSALREKLITDHPVFGRVDVRPASKTFDVKAIGAKGEISDRPFVSHITDFYLTNPIARASVAMAECSAARKAPLSVAAE from the coding sequence ATGGCTAAGGCAAAAGTCAATGGTGTGGAGGTCGAGTTCGACCCCGGCATGACCGTGCTGCAGGTGGCGGAACTGGCGGGCGAGGAAATCCCCCGTTTCTGCTATCATGAGCGCCTGTCGATCGCCGGCAACTGCCGCATGTGCCTTGTTGAGGTCAAGCCGGGACCGCCGAAGCCGCAGGCGTCGTGCGCCCTGCCTGCCGCCGAAGGGCAGGAAATCTTCACCAACACGCCGATGGTCAAGAAGGCCCGTGAAGGCGTGATGGAATTTCTGCTGATCAATCACCCGCTGGATTGCCCAATCTGCGACCAGGGCGGGGAATGCGACCTGCAGGACCAGTCAGTAGCCTATGGTAAGGGATCTTCGCGCTACGATGAAAACAAGCGCGCGGTCGAGGAAAAGAACTTAGGTCCCACGATCAAGACCTTCATGACGCGCTGCATCCAATGTACGCGCTGCGTCCGTTTCACCACGGAAGTGGCTGGCGTGACGGAAATGGGCATGATTTCGCGCGGTGAAAACGCCGAGATAACCTCCTATCTCGAACAGTCGGTGTCGTCGGAGCTGTCCGGCAATGTCAACGACCTGTGCCCGGTCGGCGCGCTGACCCACCGGCCGTGGTCATTCAACTACCGCCCGTGGGAACTGACCAAGACCGAGACCATCGACGTGCATGACGCGCTGGGTGCGCACATCCGTATCGACAACCGCGGTCCGGCTGTGCTGCGCGCCTTGCCGCGCCTCAAGGAAGAGATCAACGAGGAATGGCTGACCGACAAATCGCGCTATGCGGTCGATGGTCTGTCGCGCCAGCGCCTCGACAAACCCTATGTCCGCAAGGGTGGCAAGCTGGTGGCCGTGTCATGGGATGAGGCGCTTTCCACGGTGGCTGGCAAAATAAAAGCGACCGACGCCTCGAAGATTGGCGTTATCGCCGGCGACCTGATCGACGCCGAAGCCATGAAGGCGACCAAGGACCTGTTCTACGGTCTGGGCGTCACCAATCTCGATTGCCGCCAGGAAGGCGCCAAGATCGGCCCGGTGACGCAGGCGACGCCGCGTGAATCCTGGCTGTTTAATACCGGCATCGCTGGGCTGGAAGAGGCCGACGCCATCCTGCTGATCGGCACCGACCTGCGCGCCGAAGCCTCCCTGATCAATGCTCGTATCCGCAAGTCGTGGCTCAAGGGCAAGGTGCAGGTGGCGGTGATCGGCCAACCGGTCGATCTGACCTACGACTATGCCCATATTGGCGCGGGCCCGAAGGCGCTGAAAGACCTCAAGAAGCACGCCTTCCGCGATGTGCTGAAGAACGCGCAGAAGCCGGCGGTCCTGGTGGGCACCAATGTGCTTTCGGGCGCGGATGGGGCGGCCATTCTCAAGGAAATCGCCATCATCGCTGATGATTATGACGTGGTGAAGGATGGCTGGAACGGTTTCAACATCGTCCATACCGCCGCCTCGCGCGTCGCGGGCCTCGATCTCGGCTTCGTGCCGGTTGGTGAAGCCAAGGATGCGACGACCATGCTGAACGGCGGGGTTGACCTTCTGGTTCTTCTGGGCGCAGATGAAATCGACACGCGCAATCTCGACAAAACTTTCGTGGTCTATATCGGTTCACATGGCGATGCGGGGGCCGCGGCCGCCGATGTCATCCTGCCGGGCGCCGCCTATACCGAGAAGTCGGGCATTTACACCAATCTGGAAGGCCGCGTGCAGATAGCCGAGCGCTGCGTCTTCCCGAAGGGCGAGGCCAAGGAAGACTGGGCGATTATTCGGGCGCTGTCGGGTTATGTCGGGCACACCCTGCCGTATGACAACCTGAGCGCCCTGCGCGAAAAGCTGATCACCGATCATCCGGTCTTTGGCCGCGTCGATGTCCGTCCGGCGTCGAAGACTTTCGATGTGAAAGCGATCGGCGCGAAGGGCGAGATCAGCGACCGTCCGTTCGTTTCGCACATTACCGATTTCTATCTGACCAACCCGATCGCCCGCGCCTCCGTGGCGATGGCGGAATGTTCGGCGGCCCGCAAGGCGCCCCTGAGCGTGGCGGCTGAGTAA
- a CDS encoding NADH-quinone oxidoreductase subunit A gives MNAFLLQYLPVIIFIGVATLLGLGFMIGALVIAPKAPDTEKLSAYECGFNAFDSARQKFDVRFYLVSILFIIFDLEASFLFPWAVSLFDMPNGGMHVAFWSMVTFLVELGLGYIYVWKKGALEWE, from the coding sequence ATGAACGCATTTCTTCTGCAATATCTTCCCGTCATCATCTTTATAGGCGTAGCGACCCTTCTGGGACTCGGCTTCATGATTGGCGCGCTGGTGATCGCGCCCAAGGCGCCGGATACCGAAAAGCTGTCGGCCTATGAATGCGGTTTCAATGCGTTCGATTCGGCCCGCCAGAAATTCGACGTCAGGTTCTATCTGGTGTCCATCCTCTTCATCATCTTCGATCTGGAAGCCTCGTTCCTGTTCCCGTGGGCGGTGTCGCTGTTCGACATGCCCAATGGCGGAATGCACGTCGCTTTCTGGTCAATGGTAACCTTCCTGGTCGAACTGGGTCTCGGCTATATATATGTGTGGAAAAAAGGAGCCCTGGAATGGGAGTAA
- a CDS encoding NADH-quinone oxidoreductase subunit B gives MGVIIPAGSAGRSSVEGYDPAVHDKFFEQVSAELDQKGFLVASADDVITWARTGSLMWMTFGLACCAVEMMQASMPRYDMERFGMAPRASPRQSDLMIVAGTLTNKMAPALRKVYDQMPDPRYVLSMGSCANGGGYYHYSYSVVRGCDRIVPVDVYVPGCPPSAEALLYGLLQLQKKIRRTGSIRR, from the coding sequence ATGGGAGTAATCATTCCTGCCGGATCTGCTGGCCGGTCTTCGGTTGAAGGCTATGATCCCGCGGTTCATGACAAGTTCTTCGAGCAGGTCTCGGCGGAACTGGATCAGAAGGGCTTCCTGGTCGCTTCGGCTGACGATGTCATCACCTGGGCCCGTACCGGTTCGCTGATGTGGATGACCTTCGGTCTGGCGTGCTGCGCCGTCGAAATGATGCAGGCGTCTATGCCGCGCTACGATATGGAGCGCTTCGGCATGGCCCCGCGTGCCTCACCGCGCCAGTCCGACCTGATGATCGTTGCCGGCACCCTGACCAACAAGATGGCGCCGGCGCTGCGCAAGGTCTATGACCAGATGCCCGACCCGCGCTACGTGCTTTCCATGGGCTCTTGTGCCAATGGCGGCGGCTATTATCACTACAGCTACAGCGTCGTGCGTGGTTGCGACCGCATCGTGCCGGTGGACGTCTATGTTCCCGGATGTCCGCCTTCGGCCGAGGCTCTTCTGTACGGCCTTCTGCAATTGCAGAAGAAGATTCGCCGTACCGGCAGCATCCGTCGCTAA
- the nuoE gene encoding NADH-quinone oxidoreductase subunit NuoE — MSVRRLAKEQPASFTFSAETLEKANWWIAKYPESRRQSAVIPILWLVQKQEGWVSEPAITAIAKLLAMPQIRVFEVATFYTMFMLEPVGSAALIQVCGTTPCMLRGSDALIKVCKDKIGPKDKLSADGKFTWQEVECLGACCNAPMAQINDYYYEDLTPENLAQIIDDFAAGKSPKPGPYNGRHTSEPLGGVSSLTDPKLYDGSAAKKIKIPNAPGTEAPKPEVKA; from the coding sequence ATGTCCGTTCGTCGTCTCGCCAAGGAGCAACCGGCCAGTTTTACCTTCTCAGCGGAAACGCTTGAAAAGGCCAACTGGTGGATTGCCAAATATCCTGAAAGCCGCCGCCAGAGCGCGGTGATCCCGATTCTATGGCTGGTGCAGAAGCAGGAAGGCTGGGTGTCCGAACCCGCCATCACCGCTATCGCCAAACTGCTGGCGATGCCGCAGATTCGCGTTTTTGAAGTGGCGACCTTCTATACCATGTTCATGCTGGAACCGGTCGGCTCTGCGGCCCTGATTCAGGTATGCGGCACCACGCCGTGCATGTTGCGCGGATCTGATGCCCTGATCAAGGTGTGCAAGGACAAGATCGGTCCGAAGGACAAGCTGTCGGCCGATGGCAAGTTCACCTGGCAGGAAGTCGAGTGCCTGGGCGCCTGCTGCAATGCGCCGATGGCCCAGATCAACGACTATTATTATGAAGACCTGACGCCGGAAAATCTGGCGCAGATCATCGATGATTTCGCCGCCGGCAAGTCACCAAAACCGGGCCCCTATAATGGCCGCCACACGTCCGAACCGCTGGGTGGCGTGTCCTCCTTGACCGATCCGAAGCTCTATGACGGCTCTGCCGCGAAGAAGATCAAGATTCCGAATGCGCCCGGTACGGAAGCGCCCAAGCCTGAGGTGAAAGCGTAA
- a CDS encoding autotransporter outer membrane beta-barrel domain-containing protein has product MRKHRLLTATALTLSLGLVALAGAGGQAFAATTISDGRTTGVKTSDTGDLTVATTGSITVTSGNAITVDSNNSVTLNGKIDMLKSADGSTGILIDGGHTGNLTISANITVTDDYTQLDTNKDADGKDAPDGILEAPFSDTKTRYGIHSTGTTPFIGNVDITAASTIAVDGNNSYGVRFENNIQGNFTMDGTVTLNGDNSTAVSLENGATGNVYLSGAITAHGKDSGAVKLAGDFGGNVIIDGTYTGTGYATVNALGADALKVVLATPADLYQSGPLVSIEGNLAQGLLIGSTITADTSDANKSNTDQDGNGIVDANQQTANLTNYGAAPALRIGSATGDITLGGLVFNSSALPANKPAINYGLWVRGGITGSGVYQDVDNVAVQLGGTGHAVNIANGIGIAGTVSSTAYGGDATALSVQSGLSTPLLDVTGAIRGTAVSATSLASTDADGTKHYTTVGDTTAYGVDILAGANLPKINVAAGGGIYAAATGSTEHAVAIRDLSGTLTEINNNNIISATISASDDNVDGTADSLVNRPIAIDVRANTSGVTITQTDTAPTDSDADKAIPMPYILGDILLGSGNDSITSNGGLISSNIDFGAGANSFKLDGAATYLGKMSGSGTVDLDIAKGTLYLASGSALSLTNLHVGAESTLALTLDTDHPTVPIFTNSGAATFDDGAAVSLTLNKLIVAPTVFTVMTASNIDLGTLDSVNLDGKIPYLYHADLTTNAGDTTLYANFRLKNQEEAQYSDNQYAALSPVLSAVAQDTAATSILMSQMTKEGFDQIYNQYLPDYSGENLLSLATGAASLNRTLSSLTLVPDNNEGQWWLQEYGYQVKRKYGETAGFKSTGFSFAGGREREVYGNQMLGLYLAYTSGSPLDTFAIAGEKMVNSDVTLGGYWRIRTGGLKAWAHVGAGYTSFETTRNILATNGTTNINHIAAAKWSGYSYSGGAGASYEVKAGRLSFTPQLLTDYYALREEAHDETGGGDYYDLSIADRDSHLMTASALFNVSYNKFFAKPEIWFGYKQNVSAQIADTIANFKGATPFTLTGGNIEGGGPVAGFRISADNQYSYFSLEGEYEKEGRLYQLFGLATDTLPVLIGHKLQNESRRGYSRRLFYVRLPFEAF; this is encoded by the coding sequence ATGCGCAAACACAGACTACTGACCGCAACCGCCCTCACCCTGAGCCTGGGCCTTGTTGCCCTTGCGGGGGCAGGCGGTCAGGCCTTTGCCGCCACCACGATTTCCGATGGCCGTACGACGGGTGTGAAAACCTCGGATACCGGTGATCTGACTGTGGCCACGACCGGGTCGATCACCGTGACCTCTGGTAATGCGATAACGGTTGATTCGAATAATTCGGTCACGCTCAACGGCAAGATCGATATGCTGAAGTCGGCCGATGGTTCGACCGGTATCCTGATCGATGGCGGCCATACGGGCAATCTGACCATCAGCGCCAATATTACGGTCACCGATGACTACACGCAGTTGGACACCAACAAGGACGCGGACGGCAAAGACGCGCCTGACGGCATCCTGGAGGCCCCCTTCTCTGATACCAAAACGCGCTACGGTATTCATTCGACGGGGACGACGCCCTTTATCGGCAATGTGGACATCACCGCCGCCAGCACGATCGCGGTCGATGGCAATAATTCCTACGGCGTCCGCTTTGAAAACAATATCCAGGGTAATTTTACCATGGACGGCACCGTCACCCTGAATGGTGACAACAGTACGGCTGTATCCCTGGAAAATGGCGCAACGGGGAATGTCTATCTTAGCGGTGCGATCACCGCCCACGGCAAGGACAGCGGCGCCGTGAAACTGGCCGGTGACTTCGGCGGCAATGTCATTATCGACGGCACCTATACCGGAACCGGCTACGCCACCGTCAATGCCCTGGGCGCCGACGCCCTGAAAGTGGTTCTGGCCACCCCGGCTGATCTTTACCAGTCAGGCCCGCTCGTCAGCATTGAAGGCAATCTGGCGCAGGGCCTGCTGATCGGTTCGACCATAACGGCCGATACCAGCGACGCCAACAAGAGCAATACCGACCAGGACGGCAACGGCATCGTGGATGCCAACCAGCAGACCGCCAACCTGACAAATTACGGCGCCGCCCCGGCGTTGCGCATTGGTTCGGCCACGGGCGACATCACGCTGGGCGGCCTCGTTTTCAATTCCTCAGCCCTGCCCGCCAATAAGCCGGCGATCAACTACGGCCTTTGGGTGCGCGGCGGCATTACCGGCTCGGGTGTTTATCAGGATGTCGACAACGTCGCCGTTCAACTGGGCGGCACTGGCCACGCGGTCAACATCGCCAACGGCATAGGCATCGCTGGCACAGTCTCTTCGACGGCTTACGGCGGCGACGCCACGGCCCTGTCGGTCCAGAGCGGCCTGTCCACGCCCCTGCTCGATGTCACAGGTGCGATTCGCGGCACGGCTGTTTCGGCCACGTCCCTGGCCAGTACCGATGCGGACGGCACCAAGCACTATACGACGGTGGGCGACACGACGGCTTATGGCGTCGACATCCTGGCCGGCGCCAACCTGCCGAAAATCAATGTAGCCGCCGGCGGCGGAATCTATGCCGCGGCCACCGGCTCAACCGAACATGCCGTGGCTATCCGCGACCTGTCCGGCACGCTGACAGAAATCAATAACAACAATATCATCAGCGCCACGATCTCAGCGTCAGACGACAATGTCGACGGCACCGCCGATTCGCTGGTCAACCGCCCCATCGCCATCGATGTTCGCGCCAATACATCCGGCGTGACCATCACCCAAACGGACACGGCCCCCACGGACAGCGACGCCGACAAGGCCATTCCCATGCCCTATATCCTCGGCGATATCCTGCTGGGATCGGGCAACGATTCGATCACCTCCAATGGCGGACTGATTTCCAGCAATATCGATTTCGGCGCGGGCGCCAACAGCTTCAAGCTGGATGGCGCTGCCACCTATCTCGGTAAGATGAGTGGCTCCGGAACGGTAGATCTGGATATTGCCAAGGGCACTCTGTACCTCGCTTCCGGTTCGGCGCTCAGCCTGACCAATCTTCATGTCGGGGCGGAAAGCACCCTGGCCCTGACCCTGGACACCGATCACCCGACCGTGCCGATCTTCACCAACAGCGGCGCCGCCACCTTCGATGACGGCGCCGCGGTCAGCCTGACGCTTAACAAGCTGATCGTCGCTCCGACCGTATTTACGGTGATGACCGCATCGAATATCGACCTGGGCACGCTGGATTCGGTCAATTTGGATGGCAAGATCCCCTATCTCTATCATGCCGACCTGACGACGAATGCCGGCGACACCACGCTCTATGCCAATTTCCGCCTGAAGAACCAGGAGGAGGCCCAGTATTCGGACAACCAGTACGCCGCTCTCTCCCCCGTTCTGTCCGCCGTGGCCCAGGATACGGCGGCCACCAGCATCCTGATGTCGCAAATGACCAAGGAAGGCTTCGACCAGATCTACAATCAGTATCTGCCGGATTATTCGGGTGAAAACCTGCTCAGCCTCGCCACGGGCGCCGCTTCGCTGAACCGGACCCTGAGCAGCCTGACGCTTGTACCGGATAATAATGAAGGCCAGTGGTGGCTTCAGGAATACGGCTATCAGGTCAAGCGCAAATATGGCGAAACCGCCGGCTTCAAATCTACCGGTTTCAGCTTCGCCGGCGGCCGCGAACGTGAAGTCTACGGCAACCAGATGCTCGGCCTGTACCTGGCCTACACCTCCGGTTCACCGCTCGATACATTCGCCATTGCCGGCGAGAAAATGGTCAATTCCGACGTGACCCTGGGCGGTTACTGGCGTATCCGGACCGGCGGACTGAAAGCCTGGGCCCATGTCGGCGCCGGCTATACCTCGTTCGAGACCACCCGGAATATCCTGGCGACCAACGGCACCACCAATATCAACCACATTGCGGCAGCCAAGTGGAGCGGTTACTCCTACAGCGGCGGCGCCGGGGCTTCTTATGAGGTCAAGGCCGGCCGGCTCAGCTTTACCCCGCAACTGCTGACGGACTACTATGCGCTGCGTGAAGAAGCCCATGATGAAACCGGCGGCGGCGATTACTACGATCTTTCCATCGCCGATCGTGACAGCCACCTGATGACGGCCAGTGCGCTGTTTAATGTCAGCTACAACAAGTTCTTCGCCAAACCGGAAATCTGGTTCGGCTACAAGCAGAACGTCTCGGCGCAGATCGCCGACACCATCGCCAACTTCAAGGGCGCCACACCCTTCACCTTGACTGGCGGTAATATCGAAGGGGGCGGCCCGGTCGCCGGTTTCCGTATTTCGGCCGACAACCAGTACAGCTATTTCTCACTGGAAGGCGAATACGAAAAAGAAGGACGATTATACCAACTATTCGGTCTCGCTACGGACACGCTTCCAGTTCTGATCGGGCATAAATTGCAAAATGAAAGCCGTCGTGGATATTCGCGGCGGCTTTTTTATGTCCGCTTGCCATTTGAGGCGTTTTGA
- a CDS encoding TM2 domain-containing protein, whose protein sequence is MRGKVLSFNGSTGLISGDDGKRYTFSVSDLMGDTVFVPAGSTVDFEASGDSAVSIYVIMTAMGERNKYVAALLAFFLGMFGVHKFYLGKTTAGIIMLVCGTIGWILVGIPPLIMGLVAFIETIIYLVKSDQSFYEDYVAGNKSWF, encoded by the coding sequence ATGCGGGGCAAGGTACTCTCATTCAATGGATCAACGGGCCTCATCAGCGGTGATGACGGCAAGCGCTATACATTCAGCGTCAGCGATCTGATGGGCGATACGGTCTTTGTCCCGGCCGGTTCCACGGTCGATTTCGAGGCATCGGGTGACAGTGCGGTCAGCATCTACGTCATCATGACGGCGATGGGCGAGCGCAACAAGTATGTGGCGGCGCTTCTGGCCTTCTTCCTCGGCATGTTCGGGGTGCATAAGTTCTATCTCGGCAAGACGACCGCCGGGATCATCATGCTGGTGTGCGGCACGATCGGGTGGATCCTGGTCGGCATCCCGCCGCTCATCATGGGGCTGGTCGCCTTTATCGAGACCATCATCTACCTGGTCAAATCCGACCAGAGTTTTTACGAAGACTATGTCGCGGGCAACAAGTCATGGTTCTGA
- a CDS encoding NADH-quinone oxidoreductase subunit D: protein MADGVEPFVNKGDDDRKFTINFGPQHPAAHGVLRLVLDLDGEMVERVDPHIGLLHRGTEKLMESRTYLQNVPYFDRLDYVAPMNQEHAFCLAIEKLLGLEVPKRGQLIRVLYSEIGRILSHIMNTTTQAMDVGALTPPIWGFEHREKLMVFYERACGARLHANYFRPGGVHQDLPPELIEDIADWCNKEYLPALDDIETLITENRIFKQRNVDIGVVSKEQAFDWGFTGVMLRGSGVAWDLRKSQPYECYDELEFDIPLGKNGDCWDRYLCRVEEMRQSVKIMLQCIDKLKVTPGPVLSTDHKVTPPRRAEMKNSMEALIHHFKLYTEGFKTPEGEVYACVEAPKGEFGVYLVSDGTNKPYRCKIRAPGFPHLQAMDWLNRGHLLADVSAILGSLDIVFGEIDR, encoded by the coding sequence ATGGCAGACGGTGTAGAGCCTTTTGTGAACAAGGGCGATGATGATCGCAAGTTCACGATCAATTTCGGCCCGCAGCATCCCGCGGCGCACGGTGTACTGCGCCTTGTGCTCGATCTCGACGGTGAAATGGTCGAACGCGTCGATCCGCATATCGGCCTGCTGCATCGCGGCACCGAAAAGCTGATGGAATCGCGCACCTATCTGCAAAACGTGCCCTATTTCGACCGCCTCGATTATGTGGCACCGATGAACCAGGAGCACGCCTTCTGCCTGGCCATCGAAAAGCTGCTGGGCCTCGAAGTGCCCAAGCGCGGCCAGTTGATTCGCGTACTGTACTCGGAAATCGGCCGCATCCTGTCGCACATCATGAATACGACAACCCAGGCCATGGACGTCGGTGCGCTGACGCCGCCGATCTGGGGCTTTGAGCATCGTGAAAAGCTGATGGTCTTCTATGAGCGTGCTTGCGGCGCCCGCCTGCACGCCAACTATTTCCGTCCGGGCGGGGTCCATCAGGATCTGCCACCGGAACTGATCGAGGATATCGCCGACTGGTGCAATAAGGAATATCTGCCGGCGCTCGACGATATCGAAACCCTGATCACCGAAAACCGCATCTTCAAGCAGCGCAATGTCGATATCGGCGTGGTGTCGAAAGAGCAGGCGTTCGACTGGGGTTTTACCGGCGTCATGCTGCGGGGCTCTGGCGTGGCCTGGGATCTGCGCAAGTCGCAGCCGTATGAATGCTATGACGAGCTGGAATTCGATATCCCGCTCGGCAAAAATGGCGACTGCTGGGACCGTTACCTCTGCCGCGTCGAGGAGATGCGCCAGTCAGTTAAGATCATGCTGCAATGTATTGACAAGCTTAAGGTAACGCCCGGTCCGGTCCTTTCGACCGACCATAAGGTGACGCCGCCGCGCCGCGCCGAAATGAAGAATTCGATGGAAGCCCTGATCCATCACTTCAAGCTCTATACCGAAGGCTTCAAGACGCCGGAAGGCGAGGTCTATGCCTGTGTCGAGGCGCCGAAAGGTGAATTCGGCGTCTATCTGGTCTCCGACGGCACCAACAAGCCTTATCGCTGCAAGATCCGCGCGCCGGGCTTCCCGCACCTGCAGGCCATGGACTGGCTGAACCGCGGCCACCTGCTGGCCGACGTCTCCGCCATTCTGGGTTCGCTCGACATCGTCTTCGGGGAAATCGACCGATGA
- the nuoF gene encoding NADH-quinone oxidoreductase subunit NuoF gives MVGILEDKDRIFTNLYGFHDWGLEGAKQRGCWNATKDILSYGAEWIITNVKNSGLRGRGGAGFSTGLKWSFMPKEVKDRPHYLVVNADESEPGTCKDREIMRHDPHLLIEGCLIASFAMQAHACYIYLRGEYVQERERMEAAVKQAYEAKLIGKNNIHGWDFDVYIHHGAGAYICGEETALLESLEGKKGQPRLKPPFPAGSGLYGCPTTVNNVESIAVVGTILRRGAAWFASFGAPNNTGTKLFCVSGHVNKPCNIEEAMSIPFRTLIEDHCGGIRGGWDNLKAVIPGGSSVPMITAEQCENLPMDFDTLRNLKSGLGTAAVIVMDKSTDLIRAIARLSYFYKHESCGQCTPCREGTGWMWRVMERMVKGDADPSEIDTLLEVTTQIEGHTICALGDAAAWPIQGLIRHFRPEIEERIALYRSRKSNFAGHTMAAE, from the coding sequence ATGGTTGGCATTCTCGAAGATAAGGATCGTATTTTCACCAATCTCTACGGCTTCCATGACTGGGGCCTGGAGGGGGCGAAGCAGCGTGGCTGCTGGAACGCCACGAAGGACATTCTGTCCTACGGCGCCGAGTGGATCATCACCAACGTCAAGAATTCCGGCCTGCGTGGCCGCGGCGGCGCTGGTTTCTCGACCGGCCTGAAGTGGTCCTTCATGCCGAAGGAAGTCAAGGACCGCCCGCATTATCTGGTGGTCAATGCCGACGAATCCGAACCCGGCACCTGCAAGGACCGCGAGATCATGCGCCATGATCCGCATCTGCTGATCGAAGGCTGCCTGATCGCGTCCTTCGCCATGCAGGCCCATGCCTGTTACATCTACCTGCGCGGTGAATATGTGCAGGAGCGTGAGCGCATGGAAGCCGCCGTCAAGCAAGCCTATGAGGCGAAGCTGATCGGCAAGAACAACATCCATGGCTGGGATTTCGATGTCTATATCCACCACGGCGCCGGCGCCTATATCTGCGGCGAGGAAACCGCGCTTCTGGAATCGCTGGAAGGCAAGAAGGGCCAGCCGCGCCTGAAGCCGCCATTTCCGGCCGGTTCGGGCCTCTATGGGTGCCCGACGACCGTCAACAATGTGGAATCGATCGCCGTGGTTGGCACCATCCTGCGCCGCGGCGCGGCCTGGTTCGCCTCGTTCGGCGCGCCAAACAATACCGGCACCAAGCTGTTCTGCGTCTCCGGCCACGTCAACAAGCCGTGCAATATCGAAGAAGCCATGTCGATCCCGTTCCGCACACTGATCGAGGATCACTGCGGCGGCATTCGTGGTGGCTGGGACAATCTGAAGGCCGTCATTCCCGGCGGGTCATCGGTGCCGATGATCACGGCCGAGCAATGCGAAAACCTGCCGATGGATTTCGACACGCTCCGCAACCTGAAGTCGGGCCTCGGCACGGCGGCGGTCATCGTCATGGACAAGTCGACCGACCTGATCCGCGCCATTGCCCGCCTGAGCTATTTCTACAAGCATGAGAGCTGTGGCCAGTGTACGCCATGCCGCGAAGGCACCGGCTGGATGTGGCGCGTCATGGAGCGCATGGTGAAGGGCGATGCCGATCCGTCGGAAATCGACACCCTGCTGGAAGTGACCACCCAGATCGAAGGCCACACCATCTGCGCGCTTGGTGACGCGGCGGCCTGGCCGATCCAGGGCCTGATCCGTCACTTCCGTCCGGAAATCGAGGAACGCATCGCGCTTTACCGGTCACGCAAGAGCAATTTTGCCGGCCATACGATGGCGGCGGAGTAG
- a CDS encoding NADH-quinone oxidoreductase subunit C — MSLEKLQVLAEKTQADFKEAIVESVIAFGELTLTVDRERIVEIMAKLKQAPYRFHQLIDVCGADYPKRALRFDVVYHLLSLTQNIRLRVKVQTDEVLPVPSIRSIYPNADWYEREAFDMYGMLFSNHPDLRRLLTDYGFQGHPLRKDFPMTGHVEVRYDEEQKRVIYEPVKLTQEYRKFDFLSPWEGAQYVLPGDEKAKV, encoded by the coding sequence ATGTCTTTGGAAAAACTACAGGTGCTTGCCGAAAAGACCCAGGCCGATTTCAAGGAAGCGATTGTCGAATCGGTCATCGCTTTTGGCGAACTGACCCTGACGGTCGATCGTGAGCGCATCGTCGAGATCATGGCGAAGCTGAAGCAGGCGCCTTACCGCTTCCACCAGTTGATCGATGTCTGCGGCGCCGATTATCCCAAGCGGGCGCTGCGTTTCGATGTGGTCTACCATCTGCTGTCGCTGACCCAGAACATCCGGCTGCGCGTCAAGGTGCAGACCGATGAAGTGCTGCCGGTGCCGTCGATTCGTTCGATCTATCCCAATGCCGACTGGTATGAGCGCGAAGCCTTCGACATGTACGGCATGTTGTTCTCGAATCACCCTGACCTGCGTCGTTTGCTGACGGATTATGGCTTCCAGGGCCACCCCTTACGCAAGGACTTCCCGATGACGGGGCATGTCGAGGTGCGTTATGATGAAGAACAGAAACGCGTGATCTATGAGCCGGTAAAGCTCACTCAGGAATATCGCAAATTCGACTTCCTGTCGCCGTGGGAAGGCGCACAATATGTGCTGCCGGGCGACGAGAAGGCGAAGGTCTAG